In Gloeocapsa sp. DLM2.Bin57, the following are encoded in one genomic region:
- a CDS encoding DUF4070 domain-containing protein, producing the protein MTANLNDLKKPKQTSEKPRYQPINYRKILCVFPKYSPSFGTFSNTYPLMWQVKAFMPPQGILVAASYLPQEWGIRFVDENIRPVKSSEYKWADVVIVSGMHIQRPQINQINAIAHRYDKLTVLGGPSVSSCPEYYPDFDLLQIGELGDAMDSMIAHIDLYPERPAQQIRFETQERLPLEEFPIPAYHLLNLDHYFIANIQYSSGCPYRCEFCDIPELYGRNPRLKKPEQIIAELDTILASGNVKAVYFVDDNFVGDRRAALKLLPYLIDWQKRNGYPVRFACEATLNLAQHQELLEMMREAYFHTVFCGIETPEQDALKSIAKQQNLMGGMSILEAIKTLNSYGLQVVSGIIMGLDTDTLDTPDRLLEFIRLSQIPMLTINLIHALPNTPLWRRLEAEGRLNFDPNRESNVEFLLPYEQVLQMWRKVITTAYQPDFLYERYAYNIEHTYSNRIKIPADTRKISQKDVIKGLWLISNLIIRIGIFSNYRQTFWKMVRSHLQLNQIENLIQVALVGHHLITFAQECAIGEQSASFYSHSQSVKAK; encoded by the coding sequence ATGACGGCAAACTTGAATGATCTAAAGAAACCTAAGCAAACTTCTGAAAAACCACGTTATCAGCCGATTAACTACCGAAAAATTCTTTGTGTTTTTCCTAAGTATAGCCCTTCATTTGGTACTTTTAGCAACACCTATCCCTTGATGTGGCAAGTTAAAGCATTTATGCCCCCTCAAGGCATTTTAGTTGCTGCTAGTTATTTACCCCAAGAGTGGGGGATACGCTTTGTGGATGAGAATATTCGACCAGTCAAATCATCTGAATATAAGTGGGCTGATGTAGTAATTGTCAGCGGAATGCACATCCAACGCCCTCAAATTAATCAGATTAACGCGATCGCTCATCGCTACGATAAACTTACTGTTTTAGGAGGACCTTCGGTTTCTAGTTGTCCTGAATATTACCCTGATTTTGATTTACTTCAGATTGGCGAGTTAGGGGATGCTATGGATTCGATGATCGCACATATCGATCTCTATCCGGAACGCCCTGCTCAACAAATTCGCTTTGAAACTCAAGAAAGACTTCCCCTAGAGGAGTTTCCTATTCCTGCTTATCATTTGCTTAATCTAGATCATTATTTTATCGCTAATATACAATATTCTAGTGGTTGTCCTTATCGCTGTGAATTTTGCGATATTCCTGAATTGTATGGACGTAATCCCCGTCTGAAAAAGCCAGAACAAATTATCGCTGAATTAGATACTATCTTGGCTTCAGGTAATGTCAAAGCGGTATATTTTGTCGATGATAATTTTGTTGGCGATCGCCGCGCTGCGCTAAAACTACTACCTTATTTAATCGATTGGCAAAAGCGTAATGGTTATCCTGTGAGATTCGCTTGTGAAGCTACTCTTAACTTAGCACAGCATCAAGAACTATTAGAAATGATGCGAGAGGCTTACTTTCATACTGTTTTCTGTGGTATTGAAACTCCAGAACAAGACGCCCTCAAATCTATTGCTAAACAACAGAATCTCATGGGGGGTATGTCTATCTTAGAGGCGATTAAAACTCTCAATAGCTATGGATTGCAGGTGGTATCGGGGATTATTATGGGTTTAGATACCGATACCCTCGATACTCCCGATCGCCTTCTGGAATTTATTCGTCTTTCGCAAATACCGATGTTGACTATTAATCTCATCCATGCTTTACCTAATACTCCTCTTTGGCGTAGATTAGAAGCTGAAGGAAGACTTAATTTTGACCCCAATCGAGAGTCAAATGTAGAATTTTTGCTGCCCTATGAACAAGTATTGCAAATGTGGCGTAAAGTTATTACTACTGCTTACCAGCCCGATTTTCTCTATGAACGATATGCTTATAATATTGAGCATACCTATAGTAATAGAATTAAAATTCCTGCAGATACTCGTAAAATATCTCAAAAAGATGTTATCAAAGGACTATGGCTGATTAGTAACCTCATTATCCGTATTGGCATTTTCAGTAACTATCGTCAAACCTTCTGGAAAATGGTACGTTCTCATCTCCAGTTAAATCAAATAGAAAATTTAATTCAGGTAGCTTTAGTAGGACATCATTTGATCACTTTTGCCCAAGAATGTGCTATTGGTGAACAATCCGCTTCTTTCTATTCTCATAGTCAATCGGTTAAAGCAAAGTAA
- a CDS encoding GAF domain-containing sensor histidine kinase, protein MLSPPEMSSEFLALCDFQLALLSQSFNASQTVIYLTTNSTQLVPVVVYPNSDNLLLESSPPLLNGIDIQDSQTDIVRLVLPLIYDEMVMGLLVTGREKKEWSETELTQIEKITQTIAIACLLEKRQAWYQQNIIDIQQMRLVEQEKLSNLLHQLRNPLTALRTFSKLLFKRLFGQEDNQKIVTGLLRETEHLQDLLQQFETKTLEPQNSTLLLPAALEIKDILATVVNSVQAVAENNNIELITELEETFPRVQGNPQALREVIQNILDNAIKYTPPGGKVKINTLTKPGWGGIAIHDTGYGIPPEVQERIFERHYRGIQAEGDIPGTGLGLAIAKNLITEMGGNIELISPNQDYFDVKPRGEGTTFIIWLPLKP, encoded by the coding sequence ATGTTGTCTCCTCCAGAGATGAGTTCAGAATTTTTAGCTTTATGTGATTTCCAGTTAGCTTTGCTGAGTCAAAGTTTTAACGCTAGTCAAACGGTTATTTATTTAACTACTAATTCAACTCAACTTGTCCCTGTGGTTGTTTATCCTAATAGTGATAATCTGTTGTTAGAAAGTTCTCCTCCCTTACTTAATGGCATAGATATTCAAGATTCCCAAACCGATATTGTGCGCTTAGTTTTACCCTTGATTTATGACGAAATGGTTATGGGTTTATTGGTGACCGGTAGAGAGAAGAAAGAATGGTCAGAAACAGAATTAACACAAATTGAGAAAATTACCCAAACCATAGCGATCGCCTGTTTATTAGAGAAACGTCAAGCTTGGTATCAACAGAATATAATCGATATACAACAGATGCGCTTAGTAGAACAAGAAAAACTAAGTAATCTGTTGCATCAGTTACGCAATCCTTTGACTGCTTTACGGACTTTTAGTAAATTACTGTTTAAACGTTTATTTGGTCAAGAAGATAACCAAAAAATTGTCACGGGATTATTGCGAGAAACCGAACATCTCCAAGATTTACTACAACAGTTTGAAACAAAAACCCTCGAACCTCAAAATAGCACTTTGTTATTACCAGCTGCTCTAGAGATTAAAGATATTTTAGCAACAGTAGTTAACTCAGTTCAAGCGGTAGCAGAAAACAACAATATTGAACTAATTACAGAGTTAGAGGAAACCTTTCCCAGAGTTCAAGGAAACCCGCAAGCATTACGAGAAGTGATCCAGAATATCCTCGATAACGCCATTAAATATACTCCCCCTGGTGGTAAGGTAAAAATCAATACCCTCACTAAACCAGGGTGGGGAGGAATAGCTATTCACGATACTGGTTATGGAATTCCTCCCGAAGTACAAGAGAGGATTTTTGAGCGACATTATCGGGGTATTCAAGCTGAAGGTGATATACCAGGTACAGGATTAGGATTGGCGATCGCCAAAAATTTAATCACTGAAATGGGAGGAAACATCGAGTTAATTAGTCCCAATCAGGATTATTTTGACGTCAAACCTAGAGGAGAGGGAACAACCTTTATTATTTGGCTTCCTTTAAAACCATAA
- a CDS encoding 2-carboxy-1,4-naphthoquinone phytyltransferase, with protein MTIEILKEHQQKLWYAAIKIPMYTVAVIPISAGTAVGYAHSQQLHWGIYGTFMGAAIAIIAWLNLSNDVFDADTGIDKRKAHSVVNLTGNQTLVFWLSNLFLGLGVCGIILISYWLRDWVVLAIVILCCLLGYTYQGPPFRLGYQGLGEIICFICFGPLAIAAAEYAQNQSFSYLGLATGIIIGITTSIILFCSHFHQVEDDIAAGKRSPVVRLGTAKSAQILTLSVITVFVLITLLVIFKLFSPWTLLTLASLPFAYQLVNHVRQYHSQPDLVSNCKFLAVNFHFISGLLLSLGLIIDKINLL; from the coding sequence ATGACAATAGAAATACTAAAAGAGCATCAGCAAAAACTTTGGTATGCAGCCATAAAAATACCCATGTACACAGTAGCAGTAATACCTATCAGCGCTGGTACAGCGGTAGGTTATGCTCATAGTCAACAACTCCATTGGGGAATTTATGGAACATTTATGGGAGCAGCGATCGCCATTATTGCTTGGTTAAATCTCAGTAACGATGTTTTTGATGCAGATACAGGGATTGATAAGCGTAAAGCCCACTCAGTAGTTAATCTGACGGGTAATCAAACCTTGGTGTTTTGGCTCAGTAATCTTTTTTTAGGTTTAGGTGTCTGTGGAATTATCCTGATTAGCTACTGGTTAAGAGATTGGGTAGTGTTGGCAATAGTCATCTTATGTTGTCTATTGGGCTATACCTATCAAGGTCCACCCTTTCGTCTCGGTTATCAAGGCTTAGGAGAAATTATCTGTTTTATTTGTTTTGGACCATTAGCGATCGCCGCGGCCGAATATGCCCAGAATCAAAGCTTTTCTTATCTAGGGTTAGCAACGGGGATAATTATTGGTATAACCACCTCAATTATTCTGTTTTGTTCCCATTTTCACCAAGTAGAAGACGATATAGCAGCAGGAAAGCGATCGCCAGTAGTCAGACTAGGTACAGCCAAAAGTGCCCAAATTTTAACCTTATCAGTAATCACGGTGTTTGTGTTAATCACCCTTCTAGTTATCTTCAAACTCTTTTCACCTTGGACATTGTTGACATTGGCTAGTTTACCCTTTGCTTATCAACTAGTAAATCACGTCAGACAATACCACTCTCAACCAGATTTAGTCAGTAACTGTAAATTCCTAGCGGTTAACTTTCATTTTATTAGTGGGTTGCTATTGAGTCTTGGCTTAATCATCGACAAAATTAATTTGCTTTAG
- a CDS encoding GUN4 domain-containing protein, with amino-acid sequence MSEPEIDYSDRLTQLEEKIEKLAQLEQRIKRLEEKLTLVTDIDRYKKLQELLIAKEFKAADLETKNLILAITGERDMDDVTPNDLKQISCDSLRVIDRLWLDNSEQRFGYSVQLGIYLRVGGNAATLQTQDVEIFQKYGEAVGWRVNNQWQVNNYDSWDFSLEAPRGCFPAVSWKSAYGLKMATNFLTRLLECELKI; translated from the coding sequence ATGTCAGAACCAGAAATTGATTACAGCGATCGCCTCACACAGTTAGAGGAAAAGATCGAGAAACTAGCACAACTCGAACAAAGAATCAAGAGATTAGAAGAAAAATTAACCTTAGTCACAGATATAGACAGATATAAAAAGTTACAAGAATTATTAATAGCAAAAGAGTTTAAAGCTGCAGATTTAGAGACAAAAAACCTCATTTTAGCGATCACAGGAGAAAGAGACATGGATGATGTAACTCCAAATGATCTTAAACAAATTTCTTGTGATTCTTTGCGTGTAATCGATCGCCTCTGGTTAGATAATAGCGAGCAACGCTTTGGTTACAGTGTCCAACTAGGGATATACTTAAGGGTGGGAGGAAATGCAGCAACTCTGCAAACCCAAGACGTAGAAATCTTTCAAAAATATGGAGAGGCTGTAGGTTGGCGAGTTAACAATCAATGGCAAGTTAATAACTATGATAGTTGGGATTTCAGTTTAGAAGCCCCAAGAGGTTGTTTTCCTGCGGTTTCTTGGAAGTCAGCTTATGGCTTAAAAATGGCCACCAATTTTTTAACCCGTCTTCTCGAATGTGAGCTTAAAATTTAA
- a CDS encoding PEP-CTERM sorting domain-containing protein, translating to MNQLVKHLLWTTAIAPVLLSQSVSAHVIWFEQINPTRGEIFFGHPEEGTPEPFDLNKFTGANAYDISGNVIPSTTTFTNGRLFINTVVPAAAYSGSYDNGFWRENPDGSYDNITAEEAAEIGFENTGQYLKYATGIFNEDFPISRSFGQPLEIRPQSSPFDLTAGDTLPVRVFFNNSLLTNPLVEYQGNEIPVNNGVALIPIGLEGLEVIEASYSDPNANNPTLSYAATFSTLGYGTIVPQPEPIPEPLTILGTLFTLGVLPVLKKNYNK from the coding sequence ATGAATCAACTAGTTAAACATCTCTTGTGGACAACCGCAATTGCACCAGTTTTGCTGAGTCAATCGGTTTCAGCTCATGTAATCTGGTTTGAACAAATCAATCCTACTAGAGGGGAGATATTTTTTGGACACCCTGAAGAAGGTACACCCGAGCCTTTTGATCTTAACAAGTTTACTGGTGCTAACGCTTACGACATTTCGGGTAACGTTATCCCGAGTACAACTACCTTTACTAACGGTCGTTTGTTTATAAATACAGTTGTTCCTGCTGCAGCTTATAGTGGTAGTTATGATAACGGGTTTTGGAGAGAGAATCCCGATGGTAGCTACGATAACATCACAGCAGAAGAAGCAGCAGAGATAGGTTTTGAGAATACTGGTCAATATCTTAAATACGCTACAGGTATATTTAATGAAGATTTTCCCATTAGTCGATCTTTTGGTCAACCTCTGGAAATTAGACCTCAATCTAGTCCTTTTGATTTAACAGCAGGAGACACTTTACCCGTTAGGGTTTTTTTCAACAACTCCTTACTTACTAATCCTTTAGTTGAATATCAAGGTAACGAAATCCCTGTAAATAATGGAGTTGCTTTGATTCCCATTGGTTTAGAAGGATTAGAAGTAATCGAAGCTAGTTATAGTGATCCTAACGCTAACAATCCCACCCTTTCCTATGCAGCTACCTTTAGTACTCTTGGCTACGGTACAATTGTACCCCAACCAGAGCCAATCCCTGAACCCTTGACGATTCTGGGTACTTTATTTACTCTAGGTGTGTTACCTGTTTTGAAGAAAAACTACAATAAGTAA
- a CDS encoding high light inducible protein, protein MTQRSYVTEEQGRLNNYALEPKMYVDANQQFGFNKYAEKMNGRLAMIGFISLIGFELITHEGLITWLSSL, encoded by the coding sequence ATGACTCAACGTAGCTATGTAACCGAAGAACAAGGACGCTTAAATAACTATGCGCTCGAGCCTAAAATGTATGTAGATGCTAACCAACAATTCGGTTTCAACAAGTACGCTGAAAAAATGAACGGACGTCTAGCGATGATTGGCTTTATTTCCTTAATTGGTTTTGAATTAATCACCCACGAAGGTTTAATTACTTGGTTAAGCAGTCTCTAA
- the cobW gene encoding cobalamin biosynthesis protein CobW, translating to MHKIPVTVITGFLGAGKTTLIRHLLQNNQGRKIAVLVNEFGEVGIDGELLRSCQICDTDNNIVELTNGCLCCTVQEEFYPTMQELLKRREEIDCILIETSGLALPKPLIQAFRWQEIRNGATVDGVVTVVDAKAIADGDLVSDLEGIQKMREADESLEHETPLEELFEDQLACADLVLLTKTDLLDESSLTKVKDALAEQLPRGVKVLPVEQGMISANLLLGFNAAVEDNLDSRPSHHDHEDEHEHDEEINSVHLVFNQEFEPQILIAKLQELVKQQEIYRIKGFVSVPHKPMRLVLQGVGNRFDSFYDRLWLETESRLTRLVLIGRNLDSDSLQQVIALRAGNRE from the coding sequence ATGCACAAAATCCCTGTTACAGTGATCACAGGTTTTCTCGGGGCTGGGAAAACCACCTTGATACGTCATTTATTACAAAACAATCAAGGACGCAAAATCGCGGTTTTAGTCAATGAATTTGGCGAAGTCGGTATAGATGGAGAGTTATTGCGTTCTTGTCAAATTTGCGATACAGATAATAATATTGTGGAGTTAACTAACGGTTGTCTCTGTTGTACAGTCCAAGAAGAATTCTATCCGACGATGCAAGAATTACTCAAAAGACGAGAGGAGATAGACTGTATCTTAATCGAGACATCTGGGTTAGCTCTACCAAAACCCTTGATACAAGCTTTTCGTTGGCAAGAAATTCGTAATGGTGCTACCGTAGATGGGGTGGTCACGGTTGTAGATGCCAAAGCGATCGCCGATGGTGATCTAGTCAGTGATTTAGAAGGTATCCAAAAAATGAGAGAAGCTGATGAGAGTCTCGAACACGAAACCCCTTTAGAGGAGTTATTTGAGGATCAGTTAGCTTGCGCGGATTTAGTCTTATTAACTAAAACAGATTTACTCGATGAATCGAGTTTAACCAAAGTAAAAGACGCTTTAGCAGAACAATTACCTAGGGGAGTAAAAGTTCTTCCCGTTGAACAAGGTATGATCTCAGCGAATCTGTTATTAGGATTTAACGCAGCGGTAGAGGATAATCTTGATAGTCGTCCTTCTCATCACGATCACGAAGATGAACACGAACACGATGAGGAGATTAACTCAGTACATTTAGTATTTAATCAAGAATTTGAGCCACAAATTTTGATAGCTAAATTGCAAGAGCTAGTTAAACAACAAGAAATTTATCGTATCAAGGGTTTTGTCAGTGTTCCTCATAAACCGATGCGTCTAGTTTTACAAGGGGTAGGGAATCGCTTTGATTCTTTTTACGATCGCCTATGGTTAGAGACAGAATCTCGTCTCACCCGTTTAGTTTTGATTGGGAGAAATTTAGACTCTGATTCTTTACAACAAGTTATAGCGCTACGCGCAGGTAATAGGGAATAG
- the smc gene encoding chromosome segregation protein SMC — protein sequence MVHIQNIELAHFKSFSGITKVPFFPGFTVISGPNGSGKSNILDAILFCLGLASSRGMRAERLPDLISHHHTQQRKTAEAYVSVTFDLGEEKTHKVTRRLRATQGGNYTSTYYINEQSCTLTELHQELNRLRIYPEGYNVVLQGDVTRIITMNNRERREIIDELAGVAEFDRKIEQTKQTLAEVRTTEERYQIIVEELTKISDRLSTDCLKAEKYQQLKLTIQEKQNWLIVINWRLLQEQQQQLITEINQDNLTITQLETGLASLTISLQQANDHVNHLNQQVKAMGEEQQLTIAANLATAQAKHQQQVKLKHNLENKIIKLQQSINENREQVVQYQENLTELSQQQEQILNQIPSLTQQQEQLQQTVQQTEDNIKKIAQNSAEIIQQQSQINQEINQIQNDLSNYQKIVIKNTEKCNNLEEKLKQNRELLNQQEEQLISKQTETDYLNSQLAFSETELQSLAAEISQTEQEINLAQVTTKRLNQEEREIQRQLDKIEANKQAQGTYTSNIILQAQIPGIHGLVAQLGQVEPRYQLALEIAGGGRLGYLVVSDDQVAAEAIKFLKTRNAGRATFLPLNKIKAPQIIDTVALRYAPGYLDLAVNLITCASQYRTIFAYVFGNTIVFDSLESARAYLGKYRIVTLDGDILETTGAMTGGSTPQRNTLHFGVVDNQESSQKMRLEEITQILTRNEALIVEKSHKLAQLKQDFTDLRQQQLKQQLRQERLREEIQGLNIQQERLNRELTEFSQELEAKNQQINQLNPEIARLSQELSIKQQSLQELEGAGIHQEWQNQQIILQNQLGELKNIEQEIQKIQSLSKEITSELERVREKIRETEENISATERESLETAAENVEINQEIAQTLAEIAASEEAIAQLSTELLAIKQERDLAENNLRDLQQQQQQQTWELEKLKETQTQRQQRQNQLQETITNQSQELPNPLPEIPTFTASLSEQSNLIQKEVSQLQKRLEGIGPVNMLALAEYQENQERLETLKTKLSTLEAERTELLLRIETFTTARLQAFQEAFTVVNQNFESIFATLSEGDGYLQLENPENPFSGGLNLVAHPKGKPVQRLSSMSGGEKSLTALSFIFALQLYRPSPFYVFDEVDMFLDGANVEKLAKMIKHQAQQAQFIVVSLRRPMIEASERTIGVTQARGASTQVLGVKW from the coding sequence ATGGTTCATATTCAAAATATCGAGCTAGCTCATTTTAAATCTTTTAGCGGTATTACCAAAGTTCCCTTTTTTCCTGGATTTACGGTTATTTCTGGTCCAAATGGCTCGGGAAAGTCCAATATTCTCGATGCTATCTTGTTTTGTCTCGGGTTAGCTAGCTCTCGTGGTATGCGCGCTGAACGTCTCCCGGATTTGATTAGTCATCACCACACCCAACAACGTAAAACCGCTGAAGCTTATGTCTCTGTTACCTTTGATTTAGGAGAGGAAAAAACACACAAGGTTACTAGACGTTTACGAGCAACTCAAGGTGGTAACTATACATCTACTTATTATATCAATGAGCAATCCTGTACTCTAACCGAACTGCATCAAGAACTCAATCGTCTCCGCATCTATCCCGAAGGTTATAATGTCGTCCTTCAAGGTGACGTTACTCGCATTATTACCATGAATAACCGCGAAAGACGAGAAATTATCGATGAATTAGCAGGAGTCGCCGAATTTGACCGCAAAATTGAGCAAACTAAACAAACTTTAGCTGAAGTTAGGACCACTGAAGAGCGTTATCAAATCATTGTCGAGGAATTAACTAAAATCAGCGATCGCCTTTCTACAGATTGTCTTAAAGCAGAAAAATATCAACAGCTTAAATTAACTATTCAAGAAAAACAAAATTGGTTAATCGTCATCAATTGGCGCTTATTACAGGAACAACAACAACAGTTAATCACTGAAATTAATCAGGATAATCTCACCATTACTCAACTAGAAACAGGGTTAGCTTCTTTAACTATATCCCTCCAACAGGCTAATGATCATGTTAATCATCTCAATCAACAAGTTAAAGCAATGGGAGAGGAACAACAATTAACTATTGCTGCTAATTTGGCTACAGCTCAAGCTAAACATCAACAACAAGTTAAACTTAAACATAACCTAGAAAATAAAATTATTAAACTGCAACAAAGTATCAATGAAAATAGAGAACAAGTAGTTCAATATCAAGAAAATTTAACAGAGTTAAGCCAACAACAAGAACAAATCCTTAACCAAATACCATCACTAACTCAACAACAAGAACAATTACAACAAACTGTTCAACAAACTGAAGATAATATCAAGAAAATAGCTCAAAACTCTGCAGAAATTATTCAGCAACAGAGTCAAATTAATCAGGAGATTAACCAGATACAAAATGACTTAAGTAATTATCAAAAGATTGTGATTAAGAATACAGAAAAATGTAATAATTTAGAAGAAAAACTTAAGCAAAATAGAGAATTATTAAACCAACAAGAAGAACAACTAATCAGCAAACAGACAGAAACAGATTATTTAAATAGTCAATTAGCTTTCAGTGAAACTGAGTTACAATCTTTAGCTGCAGAAATTAGTCAAACAGAACAAGAAATTAACTTAGCCCAAGTAACCACTAAAAGACTAAATCAAGAAGAAAGAGAAATACAACGACAATTAGACAAAATAGAAGCAAATAAACAAGCTCAAGGTACATATACTAGCAATATTATTTTACAAGCACAAATACCAGGAATACATGGATTAGTAGCTCAATTAGGACAAGTTGAACCACGTTATCAATTAGCACTAGAAATAGCAGGAGGAGGACGTTTAGGTTATCTAGTAGTTAGTGATGACCAAGTAGCAGCAGAAGCTATTAAATTTTTAAAAACTAGAAACGCAGGAAGAGCAACTTTTTTACCTTTAAATAAAATCAAAGCTCCCCAAATAATTGATACAGTAGCCTTAAGATATGCTCCAGGTTATCTAGATTTAGCGGTTAATTTAATTACCTGTGCAAGTCAATATCGCACTATTTTTGCTTATGTTTTTGGCAATACTATAGTCTTTGATAGTCTAGAATCAGCTCGCGCTTATTTAGGAAAATATCGGATCGTTACTCTAGATGGAGATATACTAGAAACAACTGGAGCAATGACAGGAGGGAGTACACCACAGCGAAATACTCTACATTTTGGAGTGGTAGATAACCAAGAATCTAGTCAAAAAATGCGTCTAGAAGAAATAACACAGATTTTAACAAGAAATGAAGCTTTAATTGTGGAAAAATCTCATAAATTAGCTCAATTAAAACAGGATTTTACCGATTTACGTCAACAACAATTAAAACAACAATTGCGACAAGAAAGATTGAGAGAAGAAATTCAGGGATTAAATATCCAACAAGAACGTTTAAATCGTGAATTAACCGAATTTAGCCAAGAATTAGAGGCAAAAAATCAACAAATCAACCAATTAAATCCAGAAATAGCCAGATTAAGTCAAGAATTGAGTATTAAACAACAATCATTACAAGAATTAGAAGGAGCAGGAATACATCAAGAATGGCAAAATCAGCAAATAATCTTACAAAATCAATTAGGAGAGTTAAAAAATATTGAACAAGAAATCCAAAAAATACAGAGTCTTAGTAAAGAAATAACCTCAGAATTAGAGCGCGTCAGAGAGAAAATTAGGGAAACAGAAGAGAATATCTCAGCAACAGAAAGAGAAAGTCTCGAAACAGCAGCAGAAAATGTAGAAATTAATCAAGAAATCGCTCAAACTCTAGCAGAAATAGCCGCAAGTGAAGAGGCGATCGCCCAACTTTCTACAGAATTATTAGCTATCAAACAAGAAAGGGATCTAGCTGAAAATAACCTTAGAGACTTACAACAGCAACAACAACAACAAACTTGGGAACTAGAAAAACTCAAAGAAACACAAACCCAGAGACAACAAAGACAAAACCAACTACAAGAGACTATTACTAATCAAAGTCAGGAACTTCCTAACCCTTTACCCGAGATACCCACATTCACCGCTAGTCTTAGTGAACAATCAAACCTCATTCAAAAAGAAGTTAGTCAACTGCAAAAACGATTAGAGGGAATAGGTCCAGTCAACATGTTAGCACTAGCAGAATATCAAGAAAACCAAGAGCGACTCGAAACACTTAAAACTAAATTAAGCACTCTAGAAGCTGAACGCACCGAGTTATTATTAAGAATAGAAACCTTTACTACCGCTCGTTTACAAGCATTTCAGGAAGCATTTACAGTAGTTAACCAAAACTTTGAGAGTATCTTTGCTACCCTTTCTGAGGGAGATGGTTACTTACAATTAGAAAACCCCGAAAATCCCTTTAGTGGAGGGTTAAATCTTGTTGCTCACCCGAAAGGAAAACCTGTACAACGTTTAAGCTCTATGTCTGGTGGTGAAAAATCTTTGACCGCTCTTAGTTTTATTTTTGCACTTCAACTATATCGTCCTTCACCTTTTTATGTGTTTGATGAAGTAGATATGTTTTTGGATGGAGCTAACGTCGAAAAGTTGGCTAAAATGATTAAACATCAAGCTCAACAAGCTCAATTTATCGTGGTTAGTTTACGTCGCCCCATGATTGAAGCGTCAGAGCGTACCATAGGTGTTACTCAAGCTCGTGGCGCTTCAACTCAAGTTTTAGGAGTGAAATGGTAG